tgaattcggttttcggtttggttttcgagttgaaacccaaactcgaaaaccaattcgaaaaccgtatttgaattcgaattggttgaaattcgattcgaaaaccgaaaatgaaattcgaattcgatttattcgaattcggtgaattcgaattcgtcggtatattcggttcagaccaaatattgaacacccctagtcTCCATAACTTATAAGAAGGTTAATGTCTATTACTGAAAAATCTTCTTGTATACAAAAAAAAGAGGGAAATAAAATTTCCACAATGTTTTACTATaggaaaatatgtttaatgaatTGTATAACTCCCTTTAGTGCATCAAAGATGGAGagacttacatttttttttttcgtctAATTGAAAATGACATTGTGGTGCATCAAGGATGGCGGCCACCACATATTTGATATCTATCGAAATTGACATTGTCCCATTGAATTGATTACCCATTGCTCTAGTCTTGGTCACAACAGAGTTAGACATGAAATTATGACTAATCGAAAATGACATTGTCTCGTTGCTCTAGCCTTGGCCCAGAAATTATGACTAATCAAAAAAGACATTGTCTCATTGCTCTAATCTTGGCCACATTAGAGTTGAGACACCTAATTACAACCAATAACTCTAAGAAagacattttcaaataaatgtattGATCCTTTCTAATCTAAATTATTAGGATAGAAGTGAAAGTCTTAGTTCAATTCTCACAAAGAACGCTTCTCACAAAGAACGCTGATTTGAAGGTAATCATACTAAATACCCTAGATAAACCCGGTCACAAGAAAACAATTTGAAGGTAATCATACTAAATACCCTAGATAAACCCGGGTCACAAGAAAACAATATTATACACTCGTTAGCGAGTCTAGCAACAACTAGGGTTAACCTATGGCCAGAAATTGACCTAGTATCCAAACAAAGTAACACATGTTCCAATGACAATTGCAAACATCATATAACATCATATGGGAACACAATATAATTGCCATACTAGAATCAGATtctctaataaatattttgcaTATTGAGATTAGAAAACATACTAAATACCCTATAATCCAACACAATGGGGTAGCATAATAATAAAACTCAGCACCGATTTGACTAATAAAGTAGAATATATACACTAAAAGAAAACACCCAATTCAGATATAAGAAGAAATAACACTATTATATATTgtgacaaattaaaaataattcaacattTCAGCAATCATACTAATACTACTATTACTATTCAGACAGAACACAGTCAGTCAGTCATCAAACTGTCTTTATCCTTTACTTTTGGCTTATAAAGACTTGCTGATAgaaaaaaagaacaaacaagaAGAAACCCACACAATACTTTGTTTTTTACTAGAATTCTGCAAAACACTTATAATCTATTAGTCTCTCGATACATGACCGATGGATGATGATGACACGCGCTATTATCGTACATCAATTACAACAAACCTTTCTCACAACAAACCATAAAAAaaggttagaagaagaagaagaagaaattaatatgttagtattttttacttttaccaGCAGCAATAGCTTATGCACTAGTCAATGTGGGAAGTCTCTTTCCTTCCATTGCATCTTTCTTCTTTCTACAATTTGTGCAGAAAAAGGGAACGCTGCCATCCCAAGTGGGTAACAAAACTGCGTCCGAATTCAAAGTTGTTAAACCATCAGTTGGAGGTTCATGATGATCCACCTGACAAACCGCACATCTCACTAGCCCTGAATCTGAGTCCTTGGGATCACTTCTTTTACCTCCTAACCTGCAATTGCCCATACCCAACCACTTTAAACAAATGAAATACAGAAATAGTTATTGAATTAAGTAGGTGGGATAATGAACTAGTTATTGAATTTGGTTTTATCTATTTCAAGCTTAGGCCATACTTAGTCTCATCTACATTTCTTCCACAAACCCTAGATATCTAGGATGTACGTTACAATTATTTGGAAACATTATTTTGGAGCTGGTGCTGGTCGAGAAAACTTCTTAGAAACACTTTCTTTGTCCAAACCCAGCACCAAACAAACACTTTCTTGGATATACTTGATAAGATAATGTTAAAACATAACTTAGTTAGACATCTATTTATATTCCGTCCAAACTCATATCTAGCTCtgaaaagtgtttccaaatgggacTGACTGACTCGAAAGAGGAACAACTATCTTTAACGGGGAGGCTGGGAAGCTCGTAGGAGTTCCATCGTATTTCGTAAAAGGAGCGCGCTAGTTTCTTTTATGGCGTTTATTTCCTTAAACCAGTTATCTCATATATTTTGCTAATGTTTGTTGTTGTTTCCTTTTGTACTAGGGTTTCCTTTTCGGGATTGGACTTCCCGTTCAAAAAACCTAGTTTAATGAAATTGCACCTTTAACTAAAGGAAGATGCAAGTAGACTTTATGATATCATCAGCCCACTTAACAATCGTAGGAAGACTTTATCCATTTCGTAGACATCTTTGAAGATAAGTGAGAGCGAGTTTGGCCTCTTTTTGGATCTTTGATGTGAGTACTTAGCTGGTGATTCTAATTTCAGGAGTAAGTGATTCTAATTTCAGGAGTAAGTGATGGTGCCGATTTGGTATTCGGAaaattttcacacattttacaCACTTTTCATGCTGACTGCAATCAAAACAAGTTTCACTTTGACTATTTTCAAAAGTGATTATAATTGTGACTGTAATAGCGACAAATTAACACTTTTAAAAAAGACTCATTGTCTTTAATTCTTTCCATTTCTTCTCCCGCGACTTTTGATTTGCTTTTGGATGTTTAACTTTTAAACCGTGCTTCACTTTGTGTATTATATCTGCAGCTTAGCGTTTTGCTATAGTTTTAATGGAAGTCTCAAcgtttaaaagaaaaaactaaagAAAGATGCAATCCTCAAGAAGAGGAGTTCCTGAGTATCCCCAAAACTCAAATCCTATCTAATCTCCTAATCCTAATATAAATAGTATTCTGAAAAAATTATCTGGCTAAGCATAATTATTTACTAACATAATCATCTCCTAATATTTGTATCATATATAGCTCTTGAAAATGCATATATCATATATTGATGTCTAGGAAAATTTTATTGACCTTTCAAATCAAAAGTAAAGCATCTAGAAAAATACCTTTCGTCGAGCATTGCTGAACCCTCCTCAAATAACTCTTCCACAGCACCAAGAGAAGAAAGCTTGTTTGTTCCCTTGTTTGCAGAGTTGTGATTTCTTTTCCCAAAGGCTAAAGAAGTGAGCAGATTTTGTTTCTTCCTTGGTGTTGCAGGCAAGACAGGATGATCAAACGGAATAATGTCAACGACAAGACAGGTTGTGTCATCCTTCAGCCCCTTAGACCTTAATGCCTcctgatgatgataatgatgggtaatatatttaaaaaccaaataaaGGGAGTTATaaagtgaaaaataatattcttatttcttatgcctaggtttatttgaataaccagATAGTAGcaacataattttgaataaCCAGATGGTAGCAACGTAATTTTGAATTATGGGTTCAGGACACTTTACAGGTAAAGAACTAATTGAGTTGAGGAATCAAACTGaatcaattgttttagagataGTTCTGCAAAGTGTTTTTGAGGATTTAAATATCTtccttttttgaaattttatttttcaaataactccgTTTGACGTATCCTGTAGGTTATGAACAAGTGGGTTAATTGGggttatttgagtaaaaatatattagggtataaataaatatatatatatatatatagaattttaaatatatgggtatatcaatattttgttgatgatttgaatcATTTATGATCAGATTGGAAAtaggttatttggaaataacatcaaacaagctcttagaatTAGAACATCACCTTGACCACCAGCTTTGCTGCAAGATCAGCAGGCAATCCTCTACAGGACTGGGCTGCCATGTCAGATGTTAACGCATCCCAAACACCATCAGATGCAATGATTAGTCTTCCGCCAGAGCTTGGCAACtgaaaatttattaagataCCGTAAGAATGTGGAACGGATGCATAAGTGTCATGAAACCTTTCACAATGAcctcatttgaaaacacttatcGTACTATTTCTGTATCTGGATACGTCTCCACATACGAAACGTTTGTAAATAAATGTAATCAGATtcagaaacaaaagaaaatgtaattgtttccaaatggggtcatgtgaggcaaaaaaaatgCACACCTTCACTTGCTTAACATGAGGTATTGGCACAATAAATTCTCCGACATCTGTGTCACCAATAGACCTAGAAAGGCACAATCCTCCAGGCCAACATCGGAGCGGGCCAACCTAGAAGAAGCCAAACAAGTATCGTCAATGTAGAAGTTAGCACGAATGTTAATCAAGCAAGTGAAACAAATCGTAACTCTTTAGCAGAAAACAGAAACAAATAGTAGCTATTATTCACCTCACTGCCTCCAAAAACATTGAGTCTTCCAACTTCACCTCCACTTGCAGTGACCCGTTCCCTTTCTTCTACATTCTCTTCTAGTCTATGATCAACAGTCAATAAAGAAACTACACCGCCCTGTGTGTCCAATATGCATCGAGAATCCCCTACAGAGGCAACCGTCACAGTCCACCCATCTATAACAACAAATGTCACCGTAGTACCAGATGTCTCCCCTGTTATAGCCATCCAATCATAAGAGATGAACAAAGTAAGATAAAACCTTGGagaataaatgaagaaaaactACAATACATGCCTTTCTCCTGAAACTCAATATCCGTCTTCACAAAACCAGCAACAAGTGCCCGAGGAAGGACTTGAAGCCACTCTTCTCTATCAATCCCTTGAGGAATCGCGCTAAGGACATTGTTCAAAAGGTTTTCCTTTGTATATATCGCAGCAGATATACCGTTGTGACCATCTAAAATCTGTTAATCCAGAAAATACATCAACTTTTAAGAATCTGCTTAATGTCTAAAGCTCAACATGTAAGTAAATAGTAGATAAAGTACCCCAAATACTGAAAACGAGGTCGATGAATTGTCAGGAATCATCGGGCAATCAAGTTTAATCAAGAAATAATCCTCTCCTTTCTTCGCAAGAGCAGCCTGTCCATACTTAATTGTGGGTTTCTCAACCTTCTCATTCCTAAGTTCACGACCAATCAGAGTACCAAGAGGAACAAGAGGTAGTTTCTGCTTCATTTTCGTAATTTCAGTCTGGCTCATTATACTACACTACTTTATGAAACGAAATCCTTGATGTCTTCATCTGAAaaccctaatttattttttcccaGTAGCAAAAGTAAACATAATTCCATCACCGATTCACctattttgatatgaaatatCAAATCAGAGTCAAATTTGAGTCAACTGAAATCAATCGGATGGATAAAAGAGATAATATATGTGTGTGTCATTACCAGATGAACATCAATTTGCATATATAATGTTGAAGAAACATAATcaatactatatatatacatataagtAGTGtgttaaataaatgagaaaaagtAGACCTACAGTGAAGATATTGAAGTGCATTAATGGATCGAGTTGACCATAGAGCATATCTTCTTCTGGCACACCAGGGTTAATGAACTCGATCAGATTGCTGCTGCTACTGCTTCTGCTGAGAAATGTtgagagatttagagagagagaaagagagagatttgTGAAAGAAACGCGGGCAGGAAAATAAAGAAAGGAGAGATTGGACAAAAACATTTGATAAGGACATTTGggaaacaataaaataataataattttaaaaagtgtattttaatgagaattgaaatttaattatattataatacccatttttttttaaatatagttgtaaataaaattgaaagactttttttctttatatatgtattatatttagGGTGGACAATTGAgaggttattttttttttttttttgggatagAGGTTAGAGTCGGGTTGAGATCGGGTGTAAACACAAATATTATCTTAGTCCAATTTAAAGAATATGTGAATTAGGCAGCTATTCTAATTCGGAAATTATTTTA
The DNA window shown above is from Impatiens glandulifera unplaced genomic scaffold, dImpGla2.1, whole genome shotgun sequence and carries:
- the LOC124917942 gene encoding probable protein phosphatase 2C 5; its protein translation is MSQTEITKMKQKLPLVPLGTLIGRELRNEKVEKPTIKYGQAALAKKGEDYFLIKLDCPMIPDNSSTSFSVFGILDGHNGISAAIYTKENLLNNVLSAIPQGIDREEWLQVLPRALVAGFVKTDIEFQEKGETSGTTVTFVVIDGWTVTVASVGDSRCILDTQGGVVSLLTVDHRLEENVEERERVTASGGEVGRLNVFGGSEVGPLRCWPGGLCLSRSIGDTDVGEFIVPIPHVKQVKLPSSGGRLIIASDGVWDALTSDMAAQSCRGLPADLAAKLVVKEALRSKGLKDDTTCLVVDIIPFDHPVLPATPRKKQNLLTSLAFGKRNHNSANKGTNKLSSLGAVEELFEEGSAMLDERLGGKRSDPKDSDSGLVRCAVCQVDHHEPPTDGLTTLNSDAVLLPTWDGSVPFFCTNCRKKKDAMEGKRLPTLTSA